The following is a genomic window from Solanum lycopersicum chromosome 6, SLM_r2.1.
GATGTTTTTCCTTCCATCTGGGAAAAAAGCTAGTGCCTAATAGTTGGAACAAATGGtctctcatctcatcatttgtCAAAAGCAAGCCTTTGGAACTGACAGCAGCATATAACCAGTACCTGGAGAATAAGCTTACGCCTCAGAAAAGCCATAATATGAAAGCACTCACAAAACAAAAGCCAACCAACAAGAGCTACACTGGTTATATATTAAGGGTGTCTGGTACAACCTAGAATTTGCATCTGGCGCCAGTCAGAATTTCATCCAAAGAAGGGAAAGGTGAAGCAATTGTTTCATGTTCAATGTCAGATCTTCATGTCATGATGAGTTGAAGTTATGTGTGTTGATCCCAACAAAAAAAGTTGTGCGCATTGAGCAATGTGGAGAAGAACAATTTGATCTTGAATGGAGGAAAAATGTTGATGACAACCAGACACTtaaagagagaagaagaaaagtgTGCAAGAGCGACTTTGGTCCCAACAAAGAATAAAGAATTGAATGGAATGACACAGAAAAAGAACAGGCTAACAGTTGCAGGAAAGGACAGCAGAAATGTGGACTCAAACAGCTGGGCAACACTAGCAGTAACTGCAAGAAAGCAAGACTAGTCAAGAAAAGAGATACGGATATACCATCATATCCATTTATGGAGACGGGTTTCTTGGTATGTTCAGTAATTTGCTGAGCAACATCACTATTATGTTGATGGCATCTGTTTAAATAGATTACTTTTTCTcccataaaatttaattatatatgagtTGTACCCTCTTGGAAACAAATAAGTTCACCTACCTACTAGCCACCAATTCCTATTTGCATGTAAGAGCTCAAAGTAAAGAGTATTACCAATCATCATTTGAACCATGTGGAGTGGCATAAAGTGCACCTGCTTTCTTCCAGCTTTCTAACAGCTTCTTGTTATTAGGATGTTGAGCAGGACCACCAGTTGTACGGCTTTTGTGCAAAATAACCAATGGAAGTTTCTTCGATTCACTCATCTGCCTTAATTTATTGACAACAGACCTAAGCTGCAATAGAAAGAAATCTATATGAACTCTTTCTTATACAATACCTAGCTAGAACATCATCTTGAGAAGTTGGTACGCTTCCCGTCACTACTTAAGAGATAACGAATCCATACTAGACAGTGGGTGCCTAGGTGGGTGGGTGGGAAGGAACTGGGCATAAGGgtcattttgataaattaaaactGGAAGACTTTGCAACCTATTCCACATTAGCATCATCAATTTCTATGAAGTTAAACAGAAAGGGGCAGTTATTCTgtgtctctctctctttcttagTCATACTAAATAACACAAAAAGAGGGACGCAAAGTAAGTTATATTTCTTGGTCATGCTAAATAAACGAATATAGGGATGGTAAGTAAGTCCGAGAGTCACCCTCTCTACCGCtgaaatatatatgattaaCTTCTATACACATATCAAACTGCATCCCTAATTCTACCCTCCCATCCACACACCCAAAGaaaaaacacaagaaaagaCAGGAAAAAATGTAGTTCTACCTGGGAGAAATTAAAATTTCGTTGAGTGATAAGGCCGACATTTGCACCATCCACCACGGCATCGAATGGACCATGCTTCTGAAGCCAGTCCTGAGTGAGTGCAACTCTATATCAGTTCAATATTCTTTCAAGCACTGAATGCCTGAAGCAAGGAGACAACAAATATTGGAAATACACAGAAGCATTTTACCTACTTTAAATGAATATATCTGTGGTAACGATATTTCAGAAGATTCATGCTTTAAAGAATCACCACACATAAGAGTGTTAAATCATAAATGCTAATCGTAGAGGTTGACAtaaacaatcatatgagctatTTATTTGTGTTACAACATCATGATCCTATTTTATTGTTTGCATACAACACTACATAATAAAGACAAAAGCAGACAGCTTTATTCCCAACCTATCACTATATCTGACATATCATAGAGGCCTTCAGTGGGTTATGCCAGGCATCACGTAAGAACTGAAGTTACCTAGAACTGTGCAAAGTGGAGGAGAGGAAGTAGGGCCTGGAAGATTGCTCCACTCGCACTTAGTGGATTGTTTGGAGAGAAGGAAATAGGAGAGCTTTTGAGGGTAGTGATTTTGCACAGTTGATGAATAGCCTCTTAGCCCTAATTTCGTTTTAGTGCATTCACGAATTTCCTTTATGTATAGATTAGTGGGTGACGTTCATAGAAAATCATACTTTGTTATAGATTTTCTACTTATCTTGGTATACTAGTTGTACATGGTTTTTTGCCCAAACGTGCTATAAAATCTTATTAGTCATCAAAAAGAAATCATAGAGGCCTTCATCAAAATCCTATAAGGGAATTCCAACCTATAATCTCCAAGTATAATATATCTAGACAAAGTacccttttatttcttttatatttatttgatggGGTTGATTTAACTTCAATGCTTTGCTCTTTGGGATGGCAGCAGCAGGAATGCATATCTAAACTTTATGGCAAAGCCATCCATGAGTCGAAGGTGCTTAATGCAATTAAGTGTTAGACTTACTTGAAACTTCTAAAAGTGTTAGCAGCTATACAGTCATGTACACTAGACAAGGCCTGGTCCTGATGAATACACAATGGCTTTCTACCAAGAATCCGTGGAGTTCATCAAAGCATATATCATGTGAGCCCTCAGTCACTATCATGAGCATTGCTtctatattttgtaattatttcgCATCTTGTTAATGTCATTAATTAAGTCAATTacttcatcaaaacaaaaacagACTTCTAAAAACACTAATACAATGAACCATGTAGGATATCCTGGCAAGTATTCAAACAATTAATCAATACTTCAGTTAACTGGACGCAAAAATCTTAATACCAACAGGAGAAATACATATAATTCCTACCATTTAGCCCAAGAAGAAGGGTAACACTTTATGTAACAAGTAATTTATAAAATGCACCAGAAGAAAATCAACAGACCTGAAATTGCACAAAATTAGCCTTGACTTCTCTTTCAGAAGCCAATTCAGCCAAGGAATTAGCAAAGTTCTCTGTCTCCTTAGGATCAATGTCAATGCACACAAGCTTTTCCCCACATGAACGGCAAACTCCGGAACTATCCATCTCCGCCCTCACTACAGTCCAATTCCCCTTTCCCAACCACCCTTGTCCATGCCAACCACCTCCTCCTTTCACAACACCTTCCTTCACTTTCCGAGCATCCCAATCCTGCAGCCCAACCTCAGCAGCATATTCAGAATTAAACCAATCCTCTACTACACCAACAGTCTCTTCACACACCTGCCTTACACTTGCCCTTAATCTATGCATCATTTCATATACTTTATCAgcctttttagaaaaagaacTAACTTTCAACAGAGCAGAAAGCTCTGCTTCCTCAGCCACAACCCCTGATTCCCCCATATGTACATCAACCTCATAAGCCTTATCAGCCATTCCCTTTTCACAAAACCCAAACAACGCTGGGCCATATGATCTTAACTTAGGAGGAACACcaaaactcttcattttcttcacTAAATCAAAAGCCATTTCTGGGTCTTGCTTAGCAACTGCCAATCTAGCAGCACTAGTAAACGTCGCCTCATTCGGAGCAACACCATTAACCCCCATCTGTTTAAAAATCAGAAATCCTTTCTCAATCCCACATCCCTCAGTACCCGAACCAGAAGAACAAAGATAAAGCAACACATTATAATGATGAACATTAAGGGTAATATTGTTTAACTTAGCTTCTTCATAAAGTCGAATTGCTTCCTGTAAATCACCCCGTTTAGAACACTGGTCTAACTGATGACGCAGCACACTCTCAGGGGCGTCACGGCGAGCTTTCTTGGCCGACCTGTTAGACAATGTTTTTGTGTTTGTGGGTTCTTGGAGAAAAGCAGCGGAAGTGGTGAAATGGGGTTTTTGGTTCATGGAAAAGAGATGGGTTTGTGGGGATTTGGTGTGAATTGGTTTGAAGAATTGGATAGgatgaagatgatgaaatgGAAAAGGGTTTTTTGTGAGAATAGAGAAGAAAGGTGAGGTTTTTATAGAAAGAGAAGGTGAGATATAACCCATACGACGAACGAGCATGACTCTGCTTTAATGGGGATTGGCCTTTTACCTCGGTGGTATGGAAGCTGAGAAGAAGTCgatataaaaaagaaacagTTGCAACGGGTGGATACTTGGACGAAACAGAGGAACTATTATGTACCAATCAAGTAGGTTTACGTTTCTTAGTTGTCCAcgttattataatttttaaaaaaaattctctataTGTCTGTTCTCAATAGAAGAAAGAGTGATGTGTTCTAGTTTGCAGAAAATATATCATTCGACAATGAAGAATTCTTATGATGACATGTACACGATGACGTATCAACAAAGATAGTGGTGAAGTGGTAAGTActccttccttcattattaatcAAGAGATCTCGGACTCAAGTGATATTTTAGTAGATTCACTCGCTTTGATCATAGCTTAGCCCTGTTAGCTGTTATTGAGGACAGCAAATGGAAGAAGTGCTTCATTCTCTTTGCCAAATGACGAGCATAACATGATTTTGCTCTTTACCTAGAAAAACATAATACACCACTGAGTTATCATTTCTTCATTGAAGATTTCAAACTACTGGGCATTAATGAGAAGTCCTGATATGATAACTGATGTGTCCATTCTGTTATCGAGCAAATTGAAGGAAGAAACTAGACCTCTTTATCCTACTACATTAACATCTATGACAACTATAAGGTCCATTATGAGCACGACGGACAACAGGCATGAACACATGGCTTTGCCTTTGATGGTTAGCGACAAAGAATTTAACTCCAACCTCTTGTGTAAATAACTCGAGCCTTTTCATCATCAAGGACAAGCTGCATTTTCAGTTTAGCTATTAAAGGTCTCTAAATTTCtagtttgttttcttctttccaGTCTTCTCTAAGAGAACTAATGCTTAGTGTTAAGAAACTCATCAAGATAGCTATAAGAGATGGCAGAAGTTCGCTGCCGCACAGAGAAAGAGGATTTCACTTCCAAGAAATAGTAGTGATGCAGAAAGTCGTTGTACATTTTCATCCTGTAGAACCATAAAAGACCATTTGTAGTATGTACAACTGATTATAGGTGTTGGCTGATCTTGAAAAAGAGGTCATTAGGCAACTTTTTAAGCATGTCCAAAGAAGAGTTTGGGCTATCAAAAGTATCGAAAACGGAGTTTAAATTTGGAAATCAAACAACAATATAGAATAGAATTCCCAATCCTTCTATTGAGGCatgtattataaaaaaaaaaatgatgccagccaaaaattacatataataaaGTTGTTTTCGTGTTGATAAACTATAagcatatataataataacagtgTCACTGTTGTATAGTCAatctatctaaaaaaaaaaattgcatacaACATATGCATCAATTTCAGTTCCACCACCATCGCCGCCTCTATTGATTAGCATTCTGGCTTGCGTGATGCGTACAGTTTCCACAACCAATTAAAAATTGAGATGGTCCAAAAACTCCTAACACCACCAATTTCAAAGTCTCCACTTCTTATAACTCTGTCAACAATGATATCTCCTAAAAAAACAAGTCCATTTAAGAAGGAATGTATAAAGAAAGTTTTTTGGGTCATGAGATTAGAGGGGTCGGGTATGGGTATAAAATGAAAATGggtcatataaaataattcgGATAATGTTAGTCAATTTGGAGTTTTTAAGAGGGCATAAATGGTGAGTTGTGACaagaaaatgataattttattttaacgataaaaatataatcaactaataaaataaaatttgaaatatatttttcaccCTTTTCCCTTCGAACACTAAGGATACAAGAAGAGTTTTGTACTCGGACAATTCATGGTCATAAACCCCATAAAAACCTCAATCCGCCATTATCACTCTGTGGAGCAAATGCAATGAAAACTCTAAACTCCACCCACATCCGCCGCTCCATTATCTCTCTAACCTCTCTTGTCTCACATCTCACTACCAAAAACCCTACTTTTAAGCTCTTCTCCACTCAATCATGGCTGAAATCAACGCGAGGAAAACCCCTAATGAAATTGCCTAAGCTGAATTACCCACCCAAACAACCAACACCCCTCTTTTCACCCCCTCCTTCAACCCACCAACCCGAAACCCCTAATTACTGCCCAACTGATTTCACCACCCTATCTGAGATTCTACGTGACCCCACCATCCCACCTGGCCCTGCTCTTGAAAATGCCTTGGATAGAGCTGGGATCGAAGTAAATGAGTGTATGTTTCTTCAACTTTTTAACCATTTTGATTCTTCTCCTAAGCCTTTGTTTACTCTTTATCTATGGGCTGAGAAGAAAGAGTGGTTTAAGTTCTCTTTGCCCGTGTTTAATGCTGTGGTTAATGCCCTTGGCAAGGAAAGGGAATTTGATTCTGCTTGGAATTTGATACTTGATAGACTCAATTCTACTGAAAGACCCAATCTTGGTACATTTGCCATAATGATTAGAAGATATTCAAGGGCAGGTACTGCTTGTTTTTTTTCCAGAATGAATACCTTTAATCGATTTTTGTTACTATCTATTGTTTTGTTGTACTTCGACTTCCGTGTTATTTTATTGTAGTCACTGTTCTGTTTTGGACTATTAACGGTCTATCGAAAACAACTTTTTGAGGTAGGGGATAAGGTCACTCTGTCCTCCCTAGACGCCACTATCCGTTTAGCTCTATTCAGGTTAATCCATCTCAACGAATTCAGTATTCAAGGGATTTATATAGTTCAACTAGTTAGGAAAGCTGCCTCCTTTATCTATTGTTGATACCAGCTACATTTGTTTCAtttatgaccaagaaatgcccAACGGTTGTGGCGTACCGCCCTGCCCCTCAACCCTTCTCCACTTAATTACCATGTTTTGTCTTGGGCAAACCCATGACGTGTGTGTAACCCACACATCATGTTTTGCATCTTACCACTAGACCAAGTTCATGGGGGCAAGACCTCTTCTACGGTTCAACTGAACCATTCGATAAGACCAGCTATGTCATTCTTGCAATAGATGAAGTTATAGAGTTTTTGAACTTCATTTTTATTCGTAGCTAGTAGTTTGCTCTAGTTCATTACGTTCTCATGTCAGTAAGCTGAAAACTTCAGAACCTTATATTAGATTTGATAATACGATCTACAAGCGCTGTGTTAGAACTGGATTCggagttgttgttgttgtacatTATGCTAAATGTTGGTCTATTTTTACGttgaatttatacaattaattagttattgGTTATTCAAAGATGTCTAATGTGTTGTATTTTgcttgttaaaaatgaatatttggAATACCTATCAGGATCACCCGTAAAAGGCATTAATTTGTTCTATAATGTGATTACATCCTAATATCGACATGGTAATTTGTTTCTGTTATAAGGTAAAAAACATGAGGGGAACTGTCTTATTTAAATATGTCTTTTACTGAATTCAGTACTTAGGCAAAAAATTTACCTTTTTCTTATCTTTTGTTCCCTCCATTTATATTCAATCCATGAAAGTTCTAATTATCTGAAGAGTACATGTAACccatgttttttcttttttttgcagGTATGCTCTTACCAGCCATTCGAACATATGAATTTTCTACTAATTTAGAGATACATGGTTTGGGCTTGGAAGACAACTTATTTGAGATACTATTAGATTCTTTATGCAAAGAGGGGCATATTAGGGAAGCTTCAGATTATTTTTATAGGCGAAAAGGAAAAGACTTAAATTGGTCGCCATCTATTCGGGTCTATAATATATTGCTAAATGGATGGTTTCGATCAAGAAAGCTGAAGAAAGCTGAGCGGTTGTGGACTGAGATGAAAAAGGAGGGCATAAAACCTAGCGTTGTAACTTATGGTACCCTTGTTGAAGGATTGTGCCGGATGCGTAGAGTTGAGATGGCAATTGAACTAATTGATGAAATGAAAGAGGAAGGAATTCATCCCAATGTTGTTGTCTACAATCCAGTAATTGATGCTTTAGGAGAAGCAGGACGGTTCAAGGAAGCATCAGGAATGATGGAGAGGCTGTTAGTGTTGGAATCTGGTCCAACTCTATCAACTTACAATTCGTTGGTGAAGGGCTTTTGCAAGGCAGGAGATATTGCTGGGGCAAGTAAGATTCTTAAGATGATGATAGATAGAGGTTTTATGCCAACTCCAACAACTTACAATTACTTTTTTCGGTACTTCTCCAAGTTTGGGAAGATTGAAGAAGGCTTAAACCTCTATACCAAGTTAATTGAATCTGGATACGTAGCAGATCGACTAACATACCATTTGCTGGTTAAGATGCTATGTGAGCAGGATAGATTGGATCTGGCATTGCAAATCATCCAAGAAATGAGGACaaagggttttgatttggacTTGGCTACAAGTACCATGCTTATACATCTGTTCTGCAAGATGCATCAATTTGATGAAGCTGTCGAGTGGTTTCATGACATGATTCGGAGAGGAGTAGTTCCTCAGTATCTCACATATCAGAGACTCTGTAATGATCTCGCAAAACAAGGCATGAATGATAATGCAGAGAAACTTAGAAACATGATGGTATCTACACCCTACGCCGAGAAGTTGCCCAACACATATATTAGAGATGGAGACACATCGCATTCAAG
Proteins encoded in this region:
- the LOC101247626 gene encoding proteinaceous RNase P 1, chloroplastic/mitochondrial — its product is MLVRRMGYISPSLSIKTSPFFSILTKNPFPFHHLHPIQFFKPIHTKSPQTHLFSMNQKPHFTTSAAFLQEPTNTKTLSNRSAKKARRDAPESVLRHQLDQCSKRGDLQEAIRLYEEAKLNNITLNVHHYNVLLYLCSSGSGTEGCGIEKGFLIFKQMGVNGVAPNEATFTSAARLAVAKQDPEMAFDLVKKMKSFGVPPKLRSYGPALFGFCEKGMADKAYEVDVHMGESGVVAEEAELSALLKVSSFSKKADKVYEMMHRLRASVRQVCEETVGVVEDWFNSEYAAEVGLQDWDARKVKEGVVKGGGGWHGQGWLGKGNWTVVRAEMDSSGVCRSCGEKLVCIDIDPKETENFANSLAELASEREVKANFVQFQDWLQKHGPFDAVVDGANVGLITQRNFNFSQLRSVVNKLRQMSESKKLPLVILHKSRTTGGPAQHPNNKKLLESWKKAGALYATPHGSNDDWYWLYAAVSSKGLLLTNDEMRDHLFQLLGTSFFPRWKEKHQIRMTASRDDGLKLHMPPPYSIVIQESEQGCWHIPTLTGDDLEIPRQWVCATRKKALHSVFR
- the LOC101247335 gene encoding pentatricopeptide repeat-containing protein At5g11310, mitochondrial, which encodes MKTLNSTHIRRSIISLTSLVSHLTTKNPTFKLFSTQSWLKSTRGKPLMKLPKLNYPPKQPTPLFSPPPSTHQPETPNYCPTDFTTLSEILRDPTIPPGPALENALDRAGIEVNECMFLQLFNHFDSSPKPLFTLYLWAEKKEWFKFSLPVFNAVVNALGKEREFDSAWNLILDRLNSTERPNLGTFAIMIRRYSRAGMLLPAIRTYEFSTNLEIHGLGLEDNLFEILLDSLCKEGHIREASDYFYRRKGKDLNWSPSIRVYNILLNGWFRSRKLKKAERLWTEMKKEGIKPSVVTYGTLVEGLCRMRRVEMAIELIDEMKEEGIHPNVVVYNPVIDALGEAGRFKEASGMMERLLVLESGPTLSTYNSLVKGFCKAGDIAGASKILKMMIDRGFMPTPTTYNYFFRYFSKFGKIEEGLNLYTKLIESGYVADRLTYHLLVKMLCEQDRLDLALQIIQEMRTKGFDLDLATSTMLIHLFCKMHQFDEAVEWFHDMIRRGVVPQYLTYQRLCNDLAKQGMNDNAEKLRNMMVSTPYAEKLPNTYIRDGDTSHSRRKSIIAKAEEMSNIIQTCRSPRQLIKRRTPPENAVLSANQLIENISERVE